The DNA sequence TTTCCGGGAGGAAGAGGTCTCCATTCTGGATAAGGAAAGAAATAGACTGGTTAGCCGCCTGCACCACGATCTTTTGGACCTGCGCCAAGAATTTTCCCAAAGGGAAAAAAATTTGAAAGAACTCCAGGAGTTCCTTCAAGGTCAAAAATCGTTTCTCTTAGCCACGCCTTCTCTATGGCCGGTATTAGGCCGGATTTCTTCAGGATTTGGAGATACCCGTCTTTCCCCTTCTTCCGGGGGAACTCGTCCCCATAGAGGAATGGACATCTCTGCTCCTTCAGGAACAATGGTTGTCGCCCCTGCCGATGGAGTTGTCAATTTTGCCGGACGTGAATCAGAGTACGGACGATTGATTTGCCTCGATCATGGACATGGATATTCTACCATGTTCGGCCACCTGAAAGACCTTTTGGTCAAAACCGGCGACAAAGTAAGAAAAGGGCAGACGATTGGAACCGTGGGCATGTCTGGCAACAGTACTGGACCCCACCTTCACTACGAAGTGCGCATCCATGGTAACCCAGTCAACCCAGTCCGTTACCTTAACCAATCAGCATAATTCCATTGCCACCGCCCAGTTCTTATAATGGGTTTCCTTTTTAATAATCCCAGGCTCAGGCGGGGGGCGCTGAGTGCCGGCCAAATTGCCGGATGAGCTTTTCTCCCCTTCCTCCCCTTTTTCTCCGCCGAACATATTCCCTCTTCCCCTGTTATTATAAATATGCTATTATATCAAATGGGTTTGAAGCTTTGGCCCCGATAAGGAAGGCTTTATCGGGGTTTTTGTTTGATTTACTATCCAATTTCACCGCAGAGGCCGCAGAGATCGCAGAGCCAAAAGGGCCTTTGTACTCAGCGTTCTCTGCGGTAAATATAATAATATGTTTCTCAATGTCTTGCAAAAAATATTCGGCAGTAAGAATGAGCGGGAGCTCAACCGCCTGAAACCCCTAATCAGGGCGATCAACGAACTGGAGCCAGCGGTGGCCCAGTTAAGCGACGGCCAGCTTCAGGCCAAAACCGGGGAGTTTCGCGAGCGTCTTGCCCAGGGGGAAACCCTTGACGACTTACTGACCGAAGCCTTCGCCGTGGTCCGGGAAGTCGCTCGCCGCACTTTAGCCCAGCGCCATTTCGACGTCCAACTGGTGGGGGGCATAGTGCTCCACGAGGGGAAAATCGCTGAAATGAAGACCGGCGAAGGGAAAACTTTGGCGGCTACCTTGCCCCTATACTTAAACGCCCTTACTGGCAAGGGCGTCCACGTGGTCACGGTAAACGATTATCTGGCCAAGCGCGATGCGGCTTGGATGGGTGCCATTTACAATTTTCTGGGCCTTGCGGTGGGCGTCATCGTCCATGAATTAGACGATCTGGAACGCCAACAAGCTTACCGCTGTGACATTACTTACGGCACGAACAATGAATTTGGTTTCGATTACTTGCGCGATAACATGAAGTTCCGTATTGAAGATCTGGTCCAGCGGGAATTGAATTACGCCATCGTGGACGAGGTCGATTCCATCCT is a window from the Deltaproteobacteria bacterium genome containing:
- a CDS encoding M23 family metallopeptidase translates to FREEEVSILDKERNRLVSRLHHDLLDLRQEFSQREKNLKELQEFLQGQKSFLLATPSLWPVLGRISSGFGDTRLSPSSGGTRPHRGMDISAPSGTMVVAPADGVVNFAGRESEYGRLICLDHGHGYSTMFGHLKDLLVKTGDKVRKGQTIGTVGMSGNSTGPHLHYEVRIHGNPVNPVRYLNQSA